A stretch of Roseibium porphyridii DNA encodes these proteins:
- the folE gene encoding GTP cyclohydrolase I FolE, giving the protein MDAVLKPVEKPFERKTPDQLHRPNREEVEAAVRTILAWTGDDPDREGLVDTPKRVAKALSQLYSGYFEDPAEHLERTFEDVGGYKDIVLVRGIPFHSHCEHHMLPFIGEAHIAYYPAEGVVGLSKLARVVDIFAKRLQTQENLTAQIASVIDDALAPRGLAVLLEAEHQCMTMRGVQKQGVSTITTQFTGVFQDDPAEQAKFMSLVRGKGI; this is encoded by the coding sequence ATGGATGCTGTCCTCAAGCCGGTTGAAAAACCGTTTGAAAGAAAAACGCCGGATCAATTGCACCGGCCAAATCGTGAGGAAGTAGAAGCGGCAGTACGAACCATTCTTGCCTGGACCGGGGATGACCCAGACCGAGAAGGTCTGGTAGACACCCCCAAACGGGTCGCCAAGGCACTGAGCCAGCTTTACAGCGGGTATTTTGAAGATCCCGCCGAGCATCTTGAGCGTACTTTCGAGGATGTCGGCGGATATAAGGATATTGTGCTTGTGAGGGGCATTCCCTTCCATTCGCATTGCGAACATCACATGCTGCCGTTTATCGGCGAGGCGCATATTGCCTATTATCCGGCCGAAGGTGTTGTTGGCCTTTCGAAGCTTGCTCGCGTTGTCGACATTTTTGCAAAACGTCTGCAAACACAGGAAAACTTGACGGCGCAGATTGCATCGGTCATTGACGATGCCCTGGCGCCGCGGGGACTGGCCGTGTTGCTGGAAGCTGAACACCAATGCATGACCATGCGCGGTGTCCAGAAACAAGGCGTCTCAACGATTACCACCCAGTTTACCGGAGTTTTCCAGGACGACCCGGCCGAGCAGGCCAAATTCATGTCTCTGGTACGCGGCAAAGGCATTTGA
- a CDS encoding iron-sulfur cluster assembly scaffold protein, producing MLDDIYNAKILEFAGNIPRIGRLEHPHATAKAHSKLCGSTVVVDLCVEDGVVTDFAHDVKACALGQASSSIMARHVVGASADELRDVRDTMRAMLKEGGEAPTGRFEDLKFLEPVREYKARHTSTLLTFDAVVDALDQIEAKVGQDSVVA from the coding sequence ATGCTGGACGACATTTATAACGCTAAGATCCTGGAATTCGCAGGCAACATCCCGCGGATTGGCCGTCTTGAGCATCCTCACGCCACCGCCAAGGCCCATTCAAAACTTTGTGGGTCGACCGTTGTTGTGGATCTTTGTGTTGAAGATGGCGTGGTGACGGATTTTGCCCACGACGTCAAAGCCTGCGCACTTGGACAGGCATCATCTTCGATCATGGCCCGTCACGTTGTAGGAGCCAGCGCTGATGAATTACGAGATGTCCGTGACACCATGCGCGCTATGCTTAAAGAGGGTGGCGAAGCGCCGACTGGGCGTTTTGAGGACCTAAAGTTTCTTGAACCCGTGCGCGAATATAAGGCTCGCCACACTTCAACGCTCTTGACGTTTGATGCGGTGGTCGACGCCCTTGATCAGATCGAGGCTAAGGTCGGTCAGGACA